One region of Micromonospora ureilytica genomic DNA includes:
- a CDS encoding oxidoreductase yields MTTDPLAPLLALADIAAAVDQARERFDQALGHRALRRHGGQVAAEVSLRSAVASAALEGAGHEREAVRAGTVTDPVLQGALRVAGALPGLSELWPKAPRQALAKLHVLAARDLVSEAELGRPVADPVVATRLDGLAALVAGGTKVSPLVLAAVVHGELLNLRPFAGPSGVVARGAARLVLLASGLDPRGLLPVDVGHREREPEYVGSAGAFATGTPDGLRSWLRHYMAAVEVGTDQLTAIGDEILAAA; encoded by the coding sequence GTGACCACCGACCCGCTCGCCCCGCTGCTCGCGCTCGCCGACATCGCCGCCGCCGTCGACCAGGCCCGTGAGCGGTTCGACCAGGCGCTCGGGCACCGGGCGCTGCGCCGGCACGGTGGGCAGGTCGCCGCCGAGGTCAGCCTGCGCTCCGCGGTGGCCAGCGCGGCTCTTGAGGGGGCCGGGCACGAGCGCGAGGCGGTCCGGGCCGGCACCGTCACCGACCCGGTGCTCCAGGGGGCCCTGCGGGTCGCCGGAGCGCTGCCGGGCCTGAGCGAGCTGTGGCCGAAGGCGCCCCGTCAGGCGCTCGCGAAGCTGCACGTACTCGCCGCACGGGACCTGGTGTCGGAAGCCGAGCTGGGCCGCCCGGTGGCCGACCCCGTGGTCGCCACCCGGCTGGACGGGCTGGCCGCCCTCGTAGCCGGCGGCACGAAGGTCTCACCGTTGGTGCTCGCCGCTGTCGTACACGGGGAATTGCTGAACCTGCGCCCGTTCGCCGGGCCGTCCGGCGTGGTGGCCCGGGGGGCCGCCCGGCTGGTGCTGCTCGCCAGTGGCCTCGACCCGCGCGGCCTGCTCCCCGTCGACGTGGGGCACCGCGAGCGGGAGCCCGAGTACGTCGGCTCGGCCGGTGCCTTCGCCACCGGCACCCCCGACGGGCTGCGCTCCTGGCTACGCCACTACATGGCCGCCGTCGAGGTCGGCACCGACCAACTCACCGCCATCGGCGACGAGATCCTCGCCGCCGCCTGA
- the acs gene encoding acetate--CoA ligase, with product MSEALANLLNETRQFPPPAELAAHANVTVDAYAEAEADRLAFWAKQADRLAWSKKWDEVLDWSNPPFAKWFVGGQLNVAYNCLDRHVEAGRGDKVAIHWEGEPGDTRTITYAELHALTCRAANALTDLGVTAGDRVAIYLPMIPEAAVAMLACARIGAAHSVVFGGFSADSLSNRIQDASAKVVITADGGYRRGKPSALKPTVDEAVASSPSVEHVLVVRRTGEDVAWSEKDHWWHETVETASAEHTAEPFDAEHPLFILYTSGTTARPKGILHTTGGYLTQASYTTHAVFDLKPETDVYWCTADIGWVTGHSYIVYGPLSNGATQVMYEGTPDTPHKGRFWEIIDKYGVSILYTAPTLIRTMMKWGDDIPAGFDLSSLRVLGSVGEPINPEAWMWYREHIGRGELPVVDTWWQTETGAIMISPLPGVTAAKPGSAMTPLPGIVADVVDDQGQSVPNGGGGYLVLREPWPSMLRTIWGDDDRFIDTYWSRFQGMYFAGDGAKKDDDGHIWLLGRVDDVMLVSGHNISTTEVESALVSHPSVAEAAVVGATDPTTGQAIVAFAIPRGTTDIVGEAGEQLIADLRNHVSKTLGPIAKPRQIMLVAELPKTRSGKIMRRLLRDVAENRSLGDVTTLQDSSVMDLISSGMSGTKSDED from the coding sequence ATGAGCGAGGCATTGGCCAATCTGCTGAACGAGACGCGCCAGTTCCCCCCGCCGGCCGAACTCGCCGCGCACGCCAACGTCACAGTCGACGCGTACGCCGAGGCTGAGGCCGACCGGCTGGCCTTCTGGGCGAAGCAGGCCGACCGGCTGGCCTGGTCGAAGAAGTGGGATGAGGTGCTCGACTGGTCGAACCCGCCGTTCGCGAAGTGGTTCGTGGGTGGGCAGCTCAACGTCGCGTACAACTGCCTGGACCGGCACGTCGAGGCGGGCCGGGGCGACAAGGTGGCGATCCACTGGGAGGGCGAGCCGGGCGACACGCGCACCATCACGTACGCGGAGCTGCACGCGCTGACCTGCCGGGCGGCGAACGCGCTCACCGACCTGGGGGTGACCGCCGGCGACCGGGTGGCGATCTACCTGCCGATGATCCCCGAGGCGGCCGTCGCGATGTTGGCGTGCGCCCGGATCGGCGCCGCGCACAGTGTGGTCTTCGGCGGCTTCTCGGCGGACTCGTTGAGCAACCGGATCCAGGACGCCAGCGCCAAGGTGGTGATCACCGCGGATGGTGGTTACCGGCGGGGCAAGCCGTCGGCGTTGAAGCCCACTGTGGACGAGGCGGTGGCGAGTTCTCCGTCGGTGGAGCACGTGCTCGTGGTTCGCCGCACCGGCGAGGACGTGGCGTGGTCGGAGAAGGACCACTGGTGGCACGAGACGGTGGAGACCGCCTCGGCCGAGCACACCGCGGAGCCGTTCGACGCCGAGCACCCGCTGTTCATCCTGTACACCAGCGGCACCACGGCCCGCCCGAAGGGCATCCTGCACACGACCGGCGGCTACCTCACCCAGGCGTCGTACACGACGCACGCGGTGTTCGACCTGAAGCCGGAGACGGACGTCTACTGGTGCACTGCCGACATCGGCTGGGTCACCGGGCACTCCTACATCGTGTACGGCCCGCTCTCCAACGGCGCCACCCAGGTGATGTACGAGGGCACCCCGGACACGCCGCACAAGGGCCGGTTCTGGGAGATCATCGACAAGTACGGGGTGAGCATCCTGTACACCGCTCCCACCCTGATCCGGACGATGATGAAGTGGGGCGACGACATCCCGGCCGGCTTCGACCTGTCCTCGCTGCGTGTGCTGGGCAGCGTCGGCGAGCCGATCAACCCGGAGGCGTGGATGTGGTATCGGGAGCACATCGGCCGGGGTGAGCTGCCGGTCGTGGACACCTGGTGGCAGACCGAGACGGGCGCCATCATGATCTCGCCGTTGCCGGGGGTGACCGCCGCCAAGCCGGGTTCGGCGATGACGCCGCTGCCGGGCATCGTGGCCGACGTGGTGGACGACCAGGGTCAGTCGGTGCCGAACGGTGGTGGCGGCTACCTGGTGCTGCGTGAGCCGTGGCCGTCGATGCTGCGCACCATCTGGGGTGACGACGACCGGTTCATCGACACGTACTGGTCGCGGTTCCAGGGCATGTACTTCGCCGGCGACGGTGCGAAGAAGGACGACGACGGGCACATCTGGCTGCTCGGCCGGGTGGACGACGTGATGTTGGTGTCCGGGCACAACATCTCGACGACCGAGGTGGAGTCGGCGTTGGTGTCGCACCCGTCGGTGGCCGAGGCGGCTGTCGTCGGCGCGACCGACCCGACCACCGGTCAGGCGATCGTCGCGTTCGCCATTCCGCGCGGCACCACGGACATCGTCGGCGAGGCGGGCGAGCAGCTCATCGCCGACCTGCGCAACCACGTGTCGAAGACGCTCGGCCCGATCGCCAAGCCGCGGCAGATCATGCTGGTGGCGGAGCTGCCGAAGACCCGCTCCGGCAAGATCATGCGCCGGTTGCTGCGGGACGTGGCGGAGAACCGGTCGCTGGGCGACGTGACCACGTTGCAGGACTCCTCGGTGATGGACCTGATCTCCTCGGGGATGAGCGGCACGAAGTCCGACGAGGACTGA